Proteins encoded in a region of the Zea mays cultivar B73 chromosome 2, Zm-B73-REFERENCE-NAM-5.0, whole genome shotgun sequence genome:
- the LOC100193408 gene encoding uncharacterized protein LOC100193408 isoform 1 (isoform 1 is encoded by transcript variant 1), translated as MAIHPRTTGGRRQPLPLPLKGALLAAIAVATALSVLFVLSFTDTLTFTDTLPYLGFRPRDVDKRDGNRRYLYWGSRVDCPGKHCGSCAGLGHQESSLRCALEEALFLDRVLVMPAKMCLSSVHNTKGVLQSSNATSQQRWETGSCAMESLYDIDLISRTVPVILDNPRSWYEIISRSTKLGEDGLVVHVQGVSRAELKQNSNYSGALLINRTASPLAWFMECKDRTKRSSVMLPYTFLPTMATRKLRDAANKMKEILGDYDAIHVRRGDLLKNRKDRFGVERSLHPHLDRDTRPEFIKKRIAKWIRPGRTLFISSNERTPGFFSSLSDKYRLAYSSNFSSILNPIVKNNYQLFMVERLIMQGARTFVKTMKEFDEDLALCDDPKKNTKDWREPVYTDD; from the exons ATGGCGATCCATCCCCGGACCACCGGCGGTCGCAGGCAGCCGCTGCCGCTACCCCTGAAGGGGGCCCTCCTAGCCGCCATCGCTGTCGCGACGGCTCTCTCCGTCCTGTTCGTCCTGTCCTTCACGGACACGCTGACCTTCACGGACACGCTGCCCTACCTGGGGTTCCGGCCCCGGGACGTCGACAAGAGGGACGGCAACCGGAGGTACCTCTACTGGGGAAGCCGCGTAGACTGCCCCGGCAAGCACTGCGGCTCCTGCGCGGGCCTCGGGCACCAGGAGTCCAGCCTCCGCTGCGCCCTCGAGGAGGCCCTCTTCCTCGACAG GGTGCTTGTCATGCCTGCAAAGATGTGTCTCAGTTCAGTGCACAATACAAAGGGGGTCCTTCAATCAAGCAATGCAACTTCACAACAAAG GTGGGAAACAGGTTCTTGTGCAATGGAATCCTTATACGATATTGACCTCATATCAAGAACCGTACCTGTTATTTTGGATAATCCACGGTCATGGTACGAGATAATATCAAGAAGTACAAAACTCGGTGAGGATGGCTTGGTGGTGCATGTGCAAGGGGTTAGCAGAGCTGAACTCAAACAAAATTCAAATTACTCTGGTGCTCTCCTCATAAACCGCACAGCAAGTCCTCTTGCTTG GTTTATGGAGTGCAAGGACCGGACCAAGCGGAGTTCTGTGATGTTGCCATACACTTTTCTGCCAACAATGGCAACAAGGAAACTGAGGGATGCAGCAAACAAG ATGAAAGAGATACTTGGTGACTATGATGCTATTCATGTGAGACGAGGTGACCTACTGAAGAATAGGAAAGATAGATTTGGAGTTGAGCGAAGTCTTCATCCTCATCTTGACAGAGATACTCGCCCTGAGTTTATCAAGAAAAGAATCGCAAAGTGGATTCGACCAGGTCGCACTCTTTTCATTTCCTCAAATGAAAGGACCCCAGGCTTCTTTTCATCTCTATCAGACAA GTACAGGCTGGCATATTCATCTAACTTCAGCAGCATATTGAATCCGATAGTCAAGAACAACTATCAGCTGTTCATGGTGGAAAGGTTGATAATGCAAGGTGCGAGGACGTTTGTGAAGACAATGAAAGAGTTCGATGAAGATCTTGCTCTCTGCGACGATCCAAAAAAGAATACCAAAGACTGGCGGGAACCAGTTTATACAGATGACTGA
- the LOC103647875 gene encoding thymidylate kinase, producing MIALVRLAGRAASRSRVGIAAAAAPPPVGLSVQRRRAFQGVRMETGGSKGGRGALVVLEGLDRSGKTSQCARLLSFLKGKGYNAEGWRFPDRATSVGQMISSYLANDSQLDDRTIHLLFSANRWEKRALMESKLLSGTTLIVDRYSYSGVAFSAAKGLDIEWCKAPENGLIAPDLVIYLDVQPEKAAERGGYGGERYEKIEFQKKVAEHYHSLRDSTWKVVDGFLPMETVEEKLRDLATSCIQDCQGNPLTNLAW from the exons ATGATTGCATTGGTTCGGCTCGCCGGAAGAGCAGCTTCGCGGAGCAG GGTCGGcatagcggcggcggcggcaccccCTCCTGTCGGCTTGTCCGTGCAGCGCCGGAGGGCGTTCCAGGGCGTGAGAATGGAGACGGGGGGAAGCAAGGGCGGCCGTGGCGCTCTGGTGGTCCTGGAAGGCCTGGACCGGAGCGGGAAAACTTCGCAGTGTGCCCGGCTGCTGTCCTTCCTCAAAGGCAAAGGCTACAATGCCGAAGGATGGAGGTTCCCCGATAGGGCCACCAGTGTGGGGCAGATGATCTCTTCCTACCTCGCGAACGATTCGCAGCTTGATGACAGGACGATTCATCTGCTCTTCAGCGCCAACCGCTGGGAGAAAAG AGCTTTGATGGAGAGCAAGCTACTTAGTGGAACTACTCTCATTGTAGACCGCTACTCCTATTCGGGAGTGGCCTTTTCAGCTGCTAAGGGCCTTGACATTGAGTGGTGCAAG GCTCCAGAAAATGGACTTATTGCTCcagaccttgtaatatatcttgatGTACAGCCAGAG AAAGCGGCTGAAAGAGGAGGCTATGGGGGTGAGCGATATGAAAAGATAGAGTTCCAAAAGAAAGTTGCAGAGCATTACCATTCACTCCGTGATTCGACATGGAAG GTGGTTGATGGTTTCCTTCCCATGGAGACTGTTGAAGAAAAACTGAGAGATTTAGCTACGAGCTGTATTCAGGACTGCCAAGGGAACCCACTTACCAATCTGGCCTGGTGA
- the LOC100193408 gene encoding uncharacterized protein LOC100193408 isoform 2 (isoform 2 is encoded by transcript variant 2), with translation MECKDRTKRSSVMLPYTFLPTMATRKLRDAANKMKEILGDYDAIHVRRGDLLKNRKDRFGVERSLHPHLDRDTRPEFIKKRIAKWIRPGRTLFISSNERTPGFFSSLSDKYRLAYSSNFSSILNPIVKNNYQLFMVERLIMQGARTFVKTMKEFDEDLALCDDPKKNTKDWREPVYTDD, from the exons ATGGAGTGCAAGGACCGGACCAAGCGGAGTTCTGTGATGTTGCCATACACTTTTCTGCCAACAATGGCAACAAGGAAACTGAGGGATGCAGCAAACAAG ATGAAAGAGATACTTGGTGACTATGATGCTATTCATGTGAGACGAGGTGACCTACTGAAGAATAGGAAAGATAGATTTGGAGTTGAGCGAAGTCTTCATCCTCATCTTGACAGAGATACTCGCCCTGAGTTTATCAAGAAAAGAATCGCAAAGTGGATTCGACCAGGTCGCACTCTTTTCATTTCCTCAAATGAAAGGACCCCAGGCTTCTTTTCATCTCTATCAGACAA GTACAGGCTGGCATATTCATCTAACTTCAGCAGCATATTGAATCCGATAGTCAAGAACAACTATCAGCTGTTCATGGTGGAAAGGTTGATAATGCAAGGTGCGAGGACGTTTGTGAAGACAATGAAAGAGTTCGATGAAGATCTTGCTCTCTGCGACGATCCAAAAAAGAATACCAAAGACTGGCGGGAACCAGTTTATACAGATGACTGA
- the LOC100282641 gene encoding xylulose kinase produces MAGRDSLPEGSLFLGLDSSTQSLKATVLNNELTIVASEIVNFDSELPHYKTEGGVYRDPADDRHIFSPTIMWVEALDVLLEKLKPKINFGKVVAVSGSGQQHGSVYWKKGSHAVLSSLDASKSLLSQLKDAFSTMNSPLWMDSSTTKQCREIENAVGGALELAKLTGSRAYERFTGPQIRKIYQTEPDVYEDTERISLVSSFMASILVGSYASIDETDGAGMNLMDIKQRIWSKSALEATAPGLEAKLGNLAPAYSAAGRIAPYFVERFQFDKNCLVIQWSGDNPNSLAGLTLNTPGDLAISLGTSDTVFGITTEAKPSLEGHVFPNPVEPNGYMVMLCYKNGSLTREDVRNRCADKSWDVFNSYLEKTPPLNGGKIGFYYKDHEILPPLPVGFHRYTVENLNDVSSDALLEREVEELDPPSEVRAIIEGQMLSMRGHAERFGMPNPPKRIIATGGASSNESILKSVAQIFGCPVFTVQRPDSASLGAALRAAHGWLCNAQGSFVPISCLYQGNLEKTSLGSKLAVPAGDKEQDRELLQKYTILMRKRMEIERRLVEKIGRS; encoded by the exons ATGGCCGGGCGAGACTCCCTCCCGGAGGGTTCTCTCTTCCTCGGGTTGGACAGCTCCACTCA ATCACTGAAAGCTACGGTGCTCAATAATGAGCTCACCATAGTAGCTTCTGAAATTGTTAATTTTGACTCTGAATTGCCACACTACAAAACTGAAGGTGGGGTGTACAGAGACCCAGCAGATGATAGGCACATTTTTTCACCAACCATTATGTGGGTGGAAGCTTTGGATGTGCTGCTTGAGAAGCTAAAACCAAAGATCAACTTCGGTAAGGTAGTGGCTGTTTCTGGGAGTGGGCAGCAACATGGCAGTGTTTATTGGAAAAAGGGCAGCCATGCTGTGTTATCCTCCTTGGATGCTAGTAAAAGCTTGTTATCGCAACTAAAGGATGCATTTTCTACAATGAACTCACCATTATGGATGGATAGTAGCACAACAAAGCAATGCAGAGAAATAGAGAACGCAGTTGGAGGTGCACTGGAGTTAGCAAAACTCACAGGATCTCGTGCGTATGAAAGATTCACTGGCCCCCAGATAAGGAAGATCTATCAGACAGAGCCTGATGTTTATGAAGATACCGAGAGAATATCTTTGGTGAGCTCGTTCATGGCATCTATCCTTGTTGGAAGCTATGCAAGTATTGATGAAACTGATGGTGCGGGGATGAACTTGATGGATATCAAGCAAAGGATCTGGTCAAAGTCTGCTTTAGAG GCAACTGCTCCTGGACTTGAAGCAAAGCTTGGAAATCTAGCACCAGCATATTCAGCTGCTGGTCGAATTGCTCCTTATTTTGTAGAAAG GTTTCAGTTTGATAAGAACTGTTTGGTCATTCAGTGGTCTGGAGATAATCCTAATAGCCTTGCAG GTTTAACTCTGAATACCCCTGGTGATCTTGCCATTAGCCTTGGTACTAGTGATACA GTATTCGGGATAACAACAGAAGCTAAACCAAGCCTTGAAGGACATGTTTTCCCCAATCCTGTTGAGCCTAATGGTTATATGGTCATGCTATGCTACAAAAATGGCTCCTTGACCAGAGAAG ATGTACGAAATCGCTGTGCAGACAAATCATGGGACGTTTTTAACAGCTATCTGGAGAAAACGCCCCCTCTAAATG GTGGGAAGATAGGATTCTACTACAAAGACCATGAGATCCTCCCTCCACTTCCAG TGGGTTTCCATCGGTACACTGTCGAAAACCTCAACGACGTCTCATCAGACGCTCTGTTGGAGCGTGAAGTGGAAGAACTTGACCCACCGTCCGAG GTTCGTGCCATCATTGAGGGCCAAATGCTGTCGATGCGAGGCCACGCCGAGAGGTTTGGCATGCCGAACCCTCCCAAACGGATCATAGCAACCGGCGGGGCATCCTCCAACGAAAGCATCCTCAAGTCAGTCGCGCAGATCTTCGGCTGCCCTGTCTTCACAGTCCAGAGACCTG ATTCGGCATCGCTGGGCGCAGCGCTGAGAGCTGCCCACGGGTGGCTGTGCAACGCGCAAGGTAGCTTCGTCCCCATCTCGTGCCTGTACCAGGGCAACCTGGAGAAGACCTCCCTTGGCTCGAAGCTGGCAGTCCCGGCCGGCGACAAGGAGCAGGACCGGGAGCTCCTCCAGAAGTACACCATCCTGATGAGGAAGAGAATGGAGATCGAGAGACGCCTGGTGGAGAAGATTGGGCGATCGTAG
- the LOC100217191 gene encoding uncharacterized LOC100217191 has product MSGNDDKPHAAADRIKAATLSVAKGLSRAQAERAATAAARNVNAYGQKEEGPSRWQERKEAKRQMYLMSTEKAAKLGTVKPKASETSSVGAYTQCQKCFQHGHWTYECKNERVYISRPSRTQQLKNPKLKKSVPVSYQFENPDIIKEKEEEQKMMKEKQKKEKAERKKGKSKRKHRSPSDSDSSNSAASVFDSDSESSGSEYSSGTSSSYSSSDSEDKKRQHRRKQKKRRHRRDSTSSASSESESASDSDSDDKSSRRKSRRRGGRR; this is encoded by the coding sequence ATGTCTGGGAATGATGATAAGCCACATGCTGCTGCAGACAGAATAAAGGCAGCCACGTTATCAGTGGCTAAGGGATTAAGCAGGGCTCAAGCTGAACGGGCTGCGACTGCTGCTGCCCGCAATGTGAATGCCTATGGGCAGAAGGAAGAGGGACCAAGCCGCTGGCAGGAGAGGAAGGAAGCCAAGAGACAGATGTATCTGATGAGTACAGAGAAGGCTGCGAAGCTGGGCACTGTGAAGCCAAAAGCTTCAGAAACTTCTTCTGTTGGCGCATATACCCAATGCCAGAAGTGTTTCCAGCATGGTCACTGGACATATGAGTGCAAAAATGAGCGGGTGTACATATCACGGCCCTCAAGAACGCAGCAGCTTAAGAACCCCAAGCTGAAGAAAAGCGTACCGGTTTCTTATCAATTTGAGAATCCTGATATTATAAAGGAGAAGGAAGAGGAGCAGAAGATGATGAaagaaaagcagaagaaggagaaaGCCGAAAGAAAAAAGGGAAAGAGTAAGAGGAAGCATCGATCGCCGAGTGATTCAGATAGCAGCAATAGTGCTGCTTCGGTGTTCGACTCTGACTCTGAATCATCGGGCTCTGAGTACTCTTCCGGAACCAGTTCAAGCTATAGTTCCTCAGACTCTGAAGACAAGAAGCGGCAACACAGAAGGAAGCAGAAGAAGAGAAGGCACAGGAGGGACAGCACATCATCAGCATCTTCTGAATCTGAGTCTGCGTCAGACAGTGATTCGGATGACAAGAGCAGCCGGAGGAAGAGTAGAAGAAGGGGTGGTAGGCGCTGA